The DNA sequence GTTGTGCTCACCAGGTTTGCGTCCTCACCTCGCCGGGCGAAATTTCGCGAGCGTCACTTCGGGCGTGACGTCCTCGTATACGACCTCGACGGGCATGTCTATTCTAACCTGATCGGGTTGGCAGTCGACAAGGTTGGTGAGCATTTTCACGCCCTCGTCGAGTTCGACATAAGCCATGATATACGGCAGCGATTCGCGAAATCCCGGCACGTTGTTCTGATACGTCGCGGTGAAGGTATAGACCTTGCCGCGCCCGCTGCACTTCACCCATTCGGTGCGCGGCGACAGGCAGTTGGTGCACATCGCGCGCGGATAATAGCGGACGTCGCCGCAATCGCGGCATTTCTGGATGTACAATTCATGGCGCTGGAGCGCTTCCCACCACGGCCGGTTTTCTTCGTCGAGATGAGGTAGCGGCTTCGAATATTTCGCTGGTTTATTTTCCGCCATGATATCGCCTACTGATTGCCGAGAATTAAAGTTGCGCCCGAGTGCCGCAGGCCGAGCGCGCCGCCAGTGCCGTGCGCGAGCGCGATCTTGCAATCCTTCACCTGGCGCGGACCGCATTCGCCGCGCAGTTGTTTGGCCGCTTCGATCACGAGAAAAATTCCGCGCATCCCCGGATGATTCGATGACAGCCCGCCGCCGTCCGTGTTGATCGGAAAATCGCCGTCGTAGCGGAGCCGTCCACCCGAGACGAACGCGCCGCCTTCGCCGCGCTTGCAGAAGCCGAGATTTTCGAGCGTCGCGATCACCGTGATCGTGAACGAATCGTAGATCATGGCGAAGTCGATATCCTTGTGCGTCACGCCGGCGCGCTCGAACGCGAGCCGTCCCGATTGCGCCGCCGCGATTTCGAGAAAATCGCGCTGGCCGCGCGCCGCGTGCCGCACCGTCTCACCGGCGCCGAGAATATAGACCGGCTTTTTCTTCAAATCGCGCGCGCGCTCGGCCGACGTGATCACCAGCGCGCCGCCGCCGTCGCTGATGATGCAGCAATCGAGCAGATGCAGCGGCGACGAGATGATCCGCGACGCAAGCACGTCTTCGACCGTGATCGGATCGCGATACTTGGCCGCCGGATTCATCGACGCGTGCATCCGCATCGTGACCGCCACCTCGGCCAGTTGCTCGGGCGTGGTGCCGTAATCGTGCATGTGGCGCTGCGCGATCATCGCGTACGCGCCGACCGTGGTCGGGCCGAACGGCCCTTCATATTGATCGCAGGGGTCGCCGCCCATTGTGCCAAATCCGCCGGTGCCGACTGCGAATCGCGACGACGACGCCGTCGAGCCGTACACCACGACGCATACATCGCAAAGCCCGGCGTGAATCGCCGCCGCCGCGTGCGCCGTATGCGCGACGAATGACGATCCGCCAATCGAAGTCGAATCGACGAAATTCGGCGTCAGGTTCAGGTAGTCGCAAAAACTGATGATACCCATGCCGGTCATGCCGATCCCGGCGGTGCAAACTCCATCCACATCCTTGATCGTGAGGCCGGCGTCGTCGAGCGCGCCGCGCACGCTCTCGCCCATGATTTGAAACAAACTTTTGTCCGGGGCGAAGCGAGTCGGATGCTCGTACACTCCGGCGACTGCAGTCTTGCCACTTAGACTCATTACAGATTCCTACTTCAGCTCTGAGACGAATTGTTCGATCGCGGCGTTGTACTCGGCCGGGCGTTCGCGCGGGATGAAGTGTCCCGCGTCCGCGATGATGCTCACTTTCGCGCCGCGAATCTTGCCCGCCATGAACTCAGCGTCGGCGGGCGTCGTGCTTTGATCGTCGGCGCCCGCTATCACTAGAGTTTGTTTGTCGATCTTCGCGATCGAGTCGCGCAAATCGACCTGCGAGCACGCTACGATGTCTGTGTATCGAACGCGCGGATCGGTCTTGATTTGTTCCATCCAGCCTTCGCGCACGACCTCGAAATTTTCCTTGATCGTTTTTGGCGAGTAGCCGTCGGTGTTGAACGCCTGCGGCGCGCGGCCCATCGTCACCGCGCGCAGCGCTTCGACGCGCTCTGCCGCGATATTGAACTTGGCCGCGGTGCAACTCAGGATCAACGCCTCGACGCGGCCCGGATGGCGCAACGCGAGATCCATCGCGATCGCGCCGCCCATCGAATGCCCCAGCATGACCGCGGATTTTATTTCGAGCGCATCGAGGAACGCCGCGATAAAATCCGCGTAGTCGGATATCGTGCGCAATCCTTCGACGCCGGCCGACCGGCCATGCCCCGGCAAGTCCAGCGCGATCGGGGTGTGATTCTGGTCGAGCGTTTCGCCCTGGCGATGCCACGTGTGGCCGTTCGATCCTGCGCCGTGGATGAACAGGATTTTTTTGCCGCGCGAGAAATCCGGGATCACGTCCGGCAAGGTCGTCGCGCCGCGATAGTAATAGTAGGTCGCGTATCCTTTTACTTCGGTATATTTCGTCGGCATCGAATTGACGCGAACTCCGCCAATAGCTTTTGCCGGTTAGCTATTCGGTTGAGAGCACGCTTGTCAAACGGTGCGACCCGCGCCGGCCGGACCAGGCTTCAGGTTCGTTCTGAAGTTCGCGCCTTGCGGCCTTTGCGCCGTGGCGGCGGGGATCCTTCGCTATGTGACGAGGCGGTCTGCTGCTCTGCCCAGCGATCGATTACCGCGCGATCGAAGCGCCAGAGGTTTCCGGTACGAAAGCCGGGGATGCGACCCGCTCGCAGCAGCCGATAGATGGTCGTGGGATGTACGCGCAGGTACTCCGCCAACTCCGGGATCGTCAGCGTCGCTTCGGCTACCGACGATGGCTGCGAAGACGCAGTGGCCGTATCCGCTTTGGGCTCGGCGGTACCCCTTTTCCCCTTTGGCATGCTTTGACGCTCGATATC is a window from the Candidatus Binatus sp. genome containing:
- a CDS encoding alpha/beta fold hydrolase, with translation MPTKYTEVKGYATYYYYRGATTLPDVIPDFSRGKKILFIHGAGSNGHTWHRQGETLDQNHTPIALDLPGHGRSAGVEGLRTISDYADFIAAFLDALEIKSAVMLGHSMGGAIAMDLALRHPGRVEALILSCTAAKFNIAAERVEALRAVTMGRAPQAFNTDGYSPKTIKENFEVVREGWMEQIKTDPRVRYTDIVACSQVDLRDSIAKIDKQTLVIAGADDQSTTPADAEFMAGKIRGAKVSIIADAGHFIPRERPAEYNAAIEQFVSELK
- a CDS encoding helix-turn-helix domain-containing protein; translation: MPKGKRGTAEPKADTATASSQPSSVAEATLTIPELAEYLRVHPTTIYRLLRAGRIPGFRTGNLWRFDRAVIDRWAEQQTASSHSEGSPPPRRKGRKARTSERT
- a CDS encoding acetyl-CoA acetyltransferase; translation: MSLSGKTAVAGVYEHPTRFAPDKSLFQIMGESVRGALDDAGLTIKDVDGVCTAGIGMTGMGIISFCDYLNLTPNFVDSTSIGGSSFVAHTAHAAAAIHAGLCDVCVVVYGSTASSSRFAVGTGGFGTMGGDPCDQYEGPFGPTTVGAYAMIAQRHMHDYGTTPEQLAEVAVTMRMHASMNPAAKYRDPITVEDVLASRIISSPLHLLDCCIISDGGGALVITSAERARDLKKKPVYILGAGETVRHAARGQRDFLEIAAAQSGRLAFERAGVTHKDIDFAMIYDSFTITVIATLENLGFCKRGEGGAFVSGGRLRYDGDFPINTDGGGLSSNHPGMRGIFLVIEAAKQLRGECGPRQVKDCKIALAHGTGGALGLRHSGATLILGNQ
- a CDS encoding Zn-ribbon domain-containing OB-fold protein, translated to MAENKPAKYSKPLPHLDEENRPWWEALQRHELYIQKCRDCGDVRYYPRAMCTNCLSPRTEWVKCSGRGKVYTFTATYQNNVPGFRESLPYIMAYVELDEGVKMLTNLVDCQPDQVRIDMPVEVVYEDVTPEVTLAKFRPAR